GCCCGCGCCATGCGTTCGCTCCCGACGAACGTGCGTTGATCGCTCGTGAGTTTGATCTCGCTTCGATGGCTGCCGTTCCGTTCGGCCTCGAGTTCCGGGTCTGCGAGGACGCTGGCGACTCTGACCGTACTGCGATCGTTCTCGAGGGAGTCGGTGCGCAACGTTGCAATGTTCGACCGCGCGGCGGAGTTCTCGAATGGCCCCAGCGGCACTGCGACGGCAAGCGCCTCCTCCTCGGGCTCCGGATCTGATTCAGTGCTGGGCTCCGGGTCCTGTTCGGTAGTTTCGCCGGGGTCAGGATTTTCCTCTGGCTCCGTTTCGGGCTCGGGCTCGGGCTCCGGCGGCAACACTATTACCACCGGTGCATTGAGACTGAAGGTTTGTGCGGTGATGGTGTTGGTCACGCCGTCGTCGACATCGAAGCCGAAGGTATCCGAGGTGGTGTTGCTGCCGTCGTGGATGTAGACCACCCGGTTGTTGTCGAGGTCGTCCTGGGTGAAGGAGCTGATGGCCACGTTGGCCGCGGTGGTGAGTTCGAGCTGCCCGTTGCTGGGTCCGCTCGTCAGGGTAAAGGTGATGCTCGTGTTTGGAACTTCGGTATCGGTGAAGGCCAATTCGGTGTTGGCCAGGGTAATGCTGCCCCCCTGCACCAAGCTGCTGCCGGTGTTGACGACCAGGGTCGGGGCATCGTCGTCCACCGGCGTGATGGTAAGCGTCACGGTCGCGGAGGGCGAAGTCTGGCCGCTCGCATCGTCGATCGTGTACGTGAAGCTGTCGGAAGTCGTGTTGCTGCCGTCGTGGGTGTAGTCCACCGTGCCGTCGAGGTTCACGACGAGGCTTCCGTTGGTGGGCCCGGAAACGATCACGATGCTGGTGAGATCGAGGCCGTCATCGGCATCGGAATCGTTGACAGCAAGATCGACCGCAACGGTGCCGCCTTCGAGCACTCCGGCTGCATCGGCCACCGCAACCGGCAGGTCGTTCAGCGGGTTCACGGTGATCGTAACGGCGGCTACATTGCTGGTGTTGCCTGTGATGTCATCAATCGTATAAGAGAAGCTGTCGCCCACGGTCTCGGAGCCGTCGTGGGTGTAGTCGACGGTGCCGTCGCCATTGACCACGATCGAACCGTTGCCGGCAGGCGAGGTGATGACGATGGAAGTCAGATCGAGCGCGTTGTCGGGATCCGTATCGTTGGCCGCCAGGTCGATCGTGATCGTGGTGCCTTCAAGCGCCGTGTCGGCATCGGCAATGGCCGTGGGTGCGT
This sequence is a window from Myxococcales bacterium. Protein-coding genes within it:
- a CDS encoding tandem-95 repeat protein, translated to LVDGPLAATITFTNVNDAPTAIADADTALEGTTITIDLAANDTDPDNALDLTSIVITSPAGNGSIVVNGDGTVDYTHDGSETVGDSFSYTIDDITGNTSNVAAVTITVNPLNDLPVAVADAAGVLEGGTVAVDLAVNDSDADDGLDLTSIVIVSGPTNGSLVVNLDGTVDYTHDGSNTTSDSFTYTIDDASGQTSPSATVTLTITPVDDDAPTLVVNTGSSLVQGGSITLANTELAFTDTEVPNTSITFTLTSGPSNGQLELTTAANVAISSFTQDDLDNNRVVYIHDGSNTTSDTFGFDVDDGVTNTITAQTFSLNAPVVIVLPPEPEPEPETEPEENPDPGETTEQDPEPSTESDPEPEEEALAVAVPLGPFENSAARSNIATLRTDSLENDRSTVRVASVLADPELEAERNGSHRSEIKLTSDQRTFVGSERMARALDQIRTEMTNSAEEATTERQAAVSAAEGTMLAASLGWLAFLLRGGSLAALAFSSLPLWSSVDTLAILALSDEERERLEADMRKATEHEDENDRAVGNLLDDR